The Salvia miltiorrhiza cultivar Shanhuang (shh) chromosome 1, IMPLAD_Smil_shh, whole genome shotgun sequence genome has a window encoding:
- the LOC131005819 gene encoding uncharacterized protein LOC131005819, with product MSFNTVSGGNSSSSWSSRRQCDEWENNPKFCACEGKKCRASLMTSWTEDNPGRRFYGCRNWKTKNCGYFDWMDEPMSERAKEVINDLERENLKLLKFKESSRSSIDVDSEIAKLWDVLQALKEESRKIRKKSRFMTYILLGSWLMFVYFALA from the exons ATGAGTTTCAATACAGTTTCCGGTGGGAATTCGTCGAGCTCATGGAGCAGTCGACGTCAGTGCGATGAATGGGAGAATAATCCAAAGTTTTGTGCGTGCGAAGGTAAAAAGTGTAGGGCTTCCTTGATGACATCATGGACAGAAGATAACCCCGGTAGGAGGTTCTACGGTTGTCGGAATTGGAAG ACAAaaaattgtggttattttgaTTGGATGGACGAACCTATGAGTGAAAGAGCAAAGGAAGTTATCAATGACTTGGAAAGGGAGAATCTCAAGCTCTTGAAGTTCAAGGAAAGCTCAAGGTCAAGCATTGATGTGGATAGTGAAATTGCTAAGCTTTGGGATGTTTTGCAAGCTTTGAAAGAAGAATCAAGGAAGATAAGGAAGAAAAGTAGATTTATGACATACATCTTGCTTGGCTCTTGGTTGATGTTTGTATATTTCGCTCtagcttag